In Anaerolineae bacterium, the DNA window TTGTGCGTGCCGTCTGTCAATGCACCCAGGTTCACTTCTTGCCGTTCCTGGTTAACAAAAAAGATGGCTTTGTTGACCTCCATTGTGGTATCGCCGGGCAGACCGTCTTGCAAATTCCACACCCTGAGCGTGCGGAAGTTAACGGTCACTTTGGCCGGGCAGGGCAGTTGCTGGTAGGCAAAGAGTTCGCTTTCCGAGCGCTCGCCCGCCGGACCCAACACCTGCACGATCACCGATGAGGCATGCTTACAACTGACATTGTTCAACAAGGTTTGTTTTGACAAGATGGCCTGTTTTTGCGGCTGCCACATAGTCAGCAAACCGCCGCTTTGCCAGGCCTGGCCGGCCAGGCTGGTGCCCTGCTGCAAATGAGCCACCCGGAAGTTGACCGTAGTGGGATCAACTCCCGCTGGCGGCGTCCAATCCCAGGTTAAAATCACCTGATTGGGGTTGGCGGGGTCATCTTGCCAGGCCAGGTTGGTGGGCGGCGGAAAAGCGCCCGGGGGCGGGGCCGGCGTTTCTGGAGCGCCGGTGGTGACCGGGGCGTTTTTATCTACCGGCGGGCAGGGGGCCAGGCAGAGGCGATACTTTACTTCAAAGGCCCCGCCCAAAAGCGAGTAGCCCACCCCCCGGTAAATCACCTGGTTATTCTGCACGTCGTGGGCGTAAAACTTCTTTTCGTGGCTGCCAAATATCTGCGGCGGCAGCAGGCCCCAATCCACGCACTCAAACCTCACGCTCACCGGGCCGTCGAACCGGGCCGGGAAACGCAGCAATTCCTGCCCCTCCACCAGTTTAACGTTCTGCTGTTTAACTTTGGCTCCCGGCGGCCCGGCCCCCAGGCTGCACCGGATGTCTTTGCCGGCGGGGATAAACTCCAGCAGTTCCAAAGCCACCTGCTGGGCCGGCCCCGGGTTCAAACAGTTGTTCAGCACCACCTGCCTGTATCCGGTAAACCCGATTTCCCGGTTGGCCGCATCCAAAACCGCCACCGCATACCACCAATCGCCGTTTCCGGCAGGGTCGGCGTAGCTGGTTTGTCCCGGCCCAACCTGGTTGAGAAAACCGCCAAAGAAATTGGCCCCCACCCGTTGCGACCGATAAATGCGGTAGCCCGCGCTGCCCGGCACGGCGGCCCAATGCAGGTGAACGTCGCAACCGGCGGGAATGAGCACCAACTGCGCGGGCGGGGGAGGGGGCGCGGGTGGCGGAAAGGGCGCGGCCGGCGGAATCATGGCCGGCCCCTGGCCGGGCGGGGCGGGCGGCAAAACAATCACCTCGCCGGGCGGCAACGGCTGCGCTTCCGGCTCGGCCACGGTCAGGTCAACCACCTCTTCCAGGCCGGGGTTCAGGTCAATAATCTGTTCAACGGGCACGTCTTCGTTCTGGCCAATGTCGGCCAGGGTCTCCCCTTCTTGAATCACGCGCGTTCTGGGCGCGTCGCTGCTGTCCGGGGAGGCAACCACGTTGAGCAGCAACAAATTCGACTCACCCACCCGGCCATCGGTGCTGTAGGCTCGCACCAACAAGATATTTTCTCCGGTCCAGGAAGGGGCCCAAACCGGGGCAAAGGTGAAGGGATTTAACCCTTCGGGTAGGTCGCTCTGTTGGGTGGCTACTAACTGCCCACCCACCCACAACTCGGCCCGGCTCACTTTGGCGGTATCGCGGGCGCTGGCGTGGATGAGCAGCGGCTCGTTGAGTTGAACTTCCGCATTGGGAGCCGGTTCATAAATCACCACGTTAGGGCCGGGCGGCGGCGCTTGCGTTACGGCCTCGCTTTCCGCCGGCGGTTGCGGCCAGAAGTACCAGGCGGCTCCTGCTCCCGCTGCCACCAAAATCAATAATAAAATCACAATCGCCGCAACCCAAATGCCTGCGCCTCCTCCCCGCGCAGCCGGCCGGGCCTGGCCGGGCTGCGCCACCGGCATGCCTGCCGCTTGCACCCCCAGCACCACCGCGGTTCCCACCTGCACGGTATCGCCCGGTTTGAGCCAGGTAGAAGTGGTAATAGGCTGGCCGTTGACAAACGTGCCGTTGGACGAACCCAAATCCTGAATCCAGACCCCCTCCGGCTGCACCGTAATCTGGGCGTGCTGCCGGGAGATGGTGGGATGATTGATGACAATCTGGTTGCCGGGCACGCGGCCAATGGTTTGCGCGCCGCTCACCAGGGGGAACACCTGGCCTACCTGGGGGCCAGCCTGAACCGTTAGGGTCATTTGGGAGGATTGATTGCTCATTGGCTTCTCCTTAAATCAATAAGTAATCGGTAGCAGGGTAGCAGAGTAACAGGATGGCAGGGTAACAGAGTAGCAGAGTAGCAGAGTAGCAGAGTAACAGAGTAGCAGAGTAACAGAGTCTCAAACCTATTGCTGCTATCTTGCTACTTTGCTACCTTGCCACTTTGCTACCTTGCTACCTTACTACTTTGCTACCTTGCTACCTTGCTACCTTGCTAGTTACAAGCCGACCACCCGCCCCGGCCATCCAGACAAAGCTGCATAAATTGGCCATTGAGGTTAAGCTGCATCACTTGCACAAATTGACCTTTGGGTACCACGGTGAAAAAGGTCACAGAACTTGTGCCGCCGGGAACTGGACCCTCCGGTGAGGCGTCGTAGACGTAATAACAGGCCACTACTTCTTGTCCACTGGAGGTAAAGAACCTCATGTTTTCCCCCCAGTTATCCTGCACTTTAACGGCTGAATTGTTGGTCAACAATAACTCGACATTGAAGCCCCGGTAATCTGGATGTTTGTCATCCCAGTTTTTGGTTCGGGCAGCCTCACAGGGATCACCACTTTTAGGCGCGCCCCACGGCTCTTCGTACCGATGTTGATTGCCTATCCGTAATTCATAAATGCCGCTATTGGCCGGAGCCTGGCTACTGGGCGCGGCGGGGGTTGGCGCAGAAACTTGGGGGGGCGGGGCGGCGGCGCCTTCCTGGCTGTTCAAATCGTCAATGTAAATAGTGCCGCTGCCGCTATAGGTGTCGCTGCCGTCGTCCAGCACCAGAGCCTGAAAACTGATGGGGTAATCAATGGCCCCGTTATTAGGCCCGCTGATGTGGGCGCTGGGCCAGGGGTGGCCGGGGTCCAAAAAGGCCGTCATCTCCTGCCAGCCGGTGTGTTTAACCTGGCCAAAACTCATCTGCCAAGTCTGGCCGTTGGCGTCTTTGATCCAGATGTTCAAAAAATGTCCGGCCCCATCCCCATACACCCAGGCCGAGATGGCGTTGGGCCGTCCGGCCAGGGCGCGACTTTGCAGAAAGACCACGTAATCATTATTGGCGGTAGGGAAGTTGTAAGAGAGCTGCCCGGCGTAACTACCGCTGTGAACCTGGGCGGAGGAGCGGGTGAATTGGCCGTAGGGTTGGTCGCCACGTTTCCAGGTACTTTCTCTTTCAAAGTCCTGGAAAATACCCAGGGGCGCGGCGGTATCCTGGGTTTGGCCGGGATCGGTTTTGGGGGTGGGGATGGGGGTAGGGGTGACTTCGACCAGGGGGGTAGCCGCCGGCGCAACCACAATGTCGCAGAAACCTTCGCCGGCCGGGCCGGGGCCAAAGAGGTCCGGCCGGCCGTCGGCCGGGTCCACGTCCAGGCCGTTGGAGATTTCCCGGTCGGTATACAGTTCCAGCGAAAGATGGTGCGAGCCGGTTTCCAACAGGCCAATATTGACCCACCAATTGAGCGTGGGGCCGCACAGTCCGTTCTCGGCACAAGATTCGTCGCGGTAATAATTAAGGGCGCCCAAATCGGTGACAGGGCGGCCATCCAGGCGCAGGTCAAAATAAGCGGCCTCCAGCCATTGGGCCAGGTAATCGGTTTCGCCGTCGTCGGCCACGCGGCGCTGCCAGGCAATCAGCACCGGCTCGTTGGCCTTCACTTCAACTTCGCGGTTGCAAAAAGGGCTAATCTTGCTGCTGATATCCGGGGGCGGTTGGCGTTCGTTGGCTCCGGCCGCCGGGATGCCGGGCACCTGGATGGGCGCAGGGGTTGGCGACAGCGTGGGGGTGGGCGTCTGTTCGGGAATTGAGGTGGGGGTTGGGGTTTGGGTGGGTATTGGCGTAGCAGTCGGCATCTGAGTAGGCTCCAAGGTTGGCGATAGCACGGCCTGGGCCGTGGCCTCGGGTTGGTATACTCGAGAATAGTAAAGGTAGCCCAACGCGCCGCCCACAATCAGGGTGGCAATAATCACGGCCAGGCCCACCCAAATCCACGGATTGGGGCCTGGTTGTACCGGCGGCGCGTAAACGGGCGGGGCAAACGGGGCAGCAGGAGCGGCGGGCACCATGGTGTGGTCTGAACCGGCGGGAGCGCGGACTGTGCCCGGGACCATTGTCTCGATGCTGCCCTGGCCGGGCTGATCAACTTGCAGGTTAAAGGTAATATCACCCAGGCGGAGCGTATCGCCGGGCCGCAGCCATTGAGACCCCGATACCCGCTGCTCATTGATAAACATGCCGTTGGTGGAACCCAGGTCTTCAACCGCCACGCCATCGGGCGTGGCCCAAATTCTGGCGTGCCGGCGGGATAGTGTTTTATCGGGAATAACAATGCTGCTGCCGGAACCCCGGCCAATAATCTGGGGCCGGTCCTGAATAACAATCTCCTGGCCCGGTTGAGGGCCGGTTTGCATTATCAGCTTGATGGAAGCGGGTTGGTTAGCCATAGTCAGAATCTTCTCCCTTCTCCGGCGAGTATTTTCTGGTATTAGTCTAACACATTGTTGGCAGTTTTTCAATGTAATTAATGCCTAAAATCATCGGGGCCGCGCTGACCCGCGCCGGCAGAGGTCATTGGTTTAGAGGAGAGTATCGCTCATGCCATTATCCCGCCGGAGATACAAGGACGGGTATTTTCGCTGTTGACGAGTGCAGCCCAGGGGCTGGCTCCGCTGGGCCTCTTGCTGGCCGGTCCCACCGCAGATACTTTTGGCGTGGAGTTTTGGTTTGTGCTAACCGGCATTACG includes these proteins:
- a CDS encoding FHA domain-containing protein; this translates as MSNQSSQMTLTVQAGPQVGQVFPLVSGAQTIGRVPGNQIVINHPTISRQHAQITVQPEGVWIQDLGSSNGTFVNGQPITTSTWLKPGDTVQVGTAVVLGVQAAGMPVAQPGQARPAARGGGAGIWVAAIVILLLILVAAGAGAAWYFWPQPPAESEAVTQAPPPGPNVVIYEPAPNAEVQLNEPLLIHASARDTAKVSRAELWVGGQLVATQQSDLPEGLNPFTFAPVWAPSWTGENILLVRAYSTDGRVGESNLLLLNVVASPDSSDAPRTRVIQEGETLADIGQNEDVPVEQIIDLNPGLEEVVDLTVAEPEAQPLPPGEVIVLPPAPPGQGPAMIPPAAPFPPPAPPPPPAQLVLIPAGCDVHLHWAAVPGSAGYRIYRSQRVGANFFGGFLNQVGPGQTSYADPAGNGDWWYAVAVLDAANREIGFTGYRQVVLNNCLNPGPAQQVALELLEFIPAGKDIRCSLGAGPPGAKVKQQNVKLVEGQELLRFPARFDGPVSVRFECVDWGLLPPQIFGSHEKKFYAHDVQNNQVIYRGVGYSLLGGAFEVKYRLCLAPCPPVDKNAPVTTGAPETPAPPPGAFPPPTNLAWQDDPANPNQVILTWDWTPPAGVDPTTVNFRVAHLQQGTSLAGQAWQSGGLLTMWQPQKQAILSKQTLLNNVSCKHASSVIVQVLGPAGERSESELFAYQQLPCPAKVTVNFRTLRVWNLQDGLPGDTTMEVNKAIFFVNQERQEVNLGALTDGTHNLAGPLLTVDLNEKDDVNIMAQLFDDEVEGTANPMKVIWCFPKTVVPATRWVGGNVVQETMRPSAAFIDERNRVNPPVRADCELEVTIEAAK
- a CDS encoding FHA domain-containing protein codes for the protein MANQPASIKLIMQTGPQPGQEIVIQDRPQIIGRGSGSSIVIPDKTLSRRHARIWATPDGVAVEDLGSTNGMFINEQRVSGSQWLRPGDTLRLGDITFNLQVDQPGQGSIETMVPGTVRAPAGSDHTMVPAAPAAPFAPPVYAPPVQPGPNPWIWVGLAVIIATLIVGGALGYLYYSRVYQPEATAQAVLSPTLEPTQMPTATPIPTQTPTPTSIPEQTPTPTLSPTPAPIQVPGIPAAGANERQPPPDISSKISPFCNREVEVKANEPVLIAWQRRVADDGETDYLAQWLEAAYFDLRLDGRPVTDLGALNYYRDESCAENGLCGPTLNWWVNIGLLETGSHHLSLELYTDREISNGLDVDPADGRPDLFGPGPAGEGFCDIVVAPAATPLVEVTPTPIPTPKTDPGQTQDTAAPLGIFQDFERESTWKRGDQPYGQFTRSSAQVHSGSYAGQLSYNFPTANNDYVVFLQSRALAGRPNAISAWVYGDGAGHFLNIWIKDANGQTWQMSFGQVKHTGWQEMTAFLDPGHPWPSAHISGPNNGAIDYPISFQALVLDDGSDTYSGSGTIYIDDLNSQEGAAAPPPQVSAPTPAAPSSQAPANSGIYELRIGNQHRYEEPWGAPKSGDPCEAARTKNWDDKHPDYRGFNVELLLTNNSAVKVQDNWGENMRFFTSSGQEVVACYYVYDASPEGPVPGGTSSVTFFTVVPKGQFVQVMQLNLNGQFMQLCLDGRGGWSACN